A region from the Mesorhizobium sp. J8 genome encodes:
- a CDS encoding hydantoinase B/oxoprolinase family protein yields the protein MDSINRLELDVAERRVDPFLMSVLKSRFEAIVREMTLVVMRASRSAVIKNARDFSCAILTYDHRLVSVEDALPIHVMSMDMATRPLTDLFDDIAQGDIFLNNCPYTGGTHHADLIMAMPVFFEGEPLFWVVALSHHADTGAPVPSTYLPFAKNIFEEGMHFPCVRVAQNYEEKKDILRIGTMRNRVPDMWLGDVRAQIGACRTGERRIGELFARYGRDTILGFVEDWFDYGARCAKAAIAKLPAGSYSYETRHDPVPGVADEGIPVKVTINVYPEKGEIVVDVRDNIDNVPGGLNLSENTATGSCRIGVFNNLDESIPHNEGAKSQIKVLLREGSAIGKPKYPVGTSVATTNVNDRLMIAGNCVFSRMGAPYGQAESGSHLPAGVGVISGQDPFKHGKSYVNQVFVGYAGGGARHGFDGWLTYCGPANAGLIQLDSVEVDESMYPIVIERRGVLPGSQGFGEFEGAPATGGVFYPLDHDMTIVYAADGTSFPPRGVLGGGDGKESETIKLRAGEKIVLPAFSEETIEDGARIEFTACGGGGYGDPLKRDPRRVAATVNRGWLSREDAETVYKVVLVEADEPGLLQVDEARTAALRTV from the coding sequence ATGGACTCCATCAACAGGCTCGAGCTCGACGTCGCTGAACGCCGTGTCGACCCCTTCCTGATGTCGGTGCTGAAGAGCCGCTTCGAGGCGATCGTGCGCGAGATGACCCTGGTCGTCATGCGCGCCAGCCGCTCGGCGGTGATCAAGAATGCGCGCGACTTCTCCTGCGCCATCCTGACCTACGACCACAGGCTGGTTTCGGTCGAGGACGCGCTGCCGATCCATGTCATGTCGATGGACATGGCGACGCGGCCGCTGACGGATCTCTTCGACGACATTGCGCAAGGCGACATCTTCCTCAACAACTGTCCCTATACCGGCGGCACGCACCATGCCGACCTGATCATGGCGATGCCGGTGTTCTTCGAGGGCGAGCCGCTGTTCTGGGTCGTGGCGCTGTCGCACCACGCCGACACCGGCGCGCCGGTGCCGTCGACCTACCTGCCTTTCGCCAAGAACATCTTCGAGGAAGGCATGCATTTCCCCTGCGTGCGCGTCGCGCAGAACTACGAGGAGAAGAAGGACATCCTGCGCATCGGCACGATGCGCAACCGCGTGCCGGACATGTGGCTGGGCGACGTTCGCGCTCAGATCGGCGCCTGCCGCACCGGCGAAAGGCGTATCGGCGAATTGTTCGCGCGCTATGGCCGCGACACGATTCTCGGTTTCGTCGAGGACTGGTTCGACTACGGCGCGCGCTGCGCCAAGGCGGCGATCGCCAAGCTGCCGGCCGGCAGCTACAGCTACGAGACGCGCCATGACCCGGTGCCGGGCGTCGCCGACGAAGGCATCCCGGTCAAGGTGACGATCAATGTCTATCCGGAGAAGGGCGAGATAGTCGTCGACGTGCGCGACAACATCGACAACGTGCCGGGCGGCCTCAACCTGTCGGAGAACACCGCCACCGGCTCCTGCCGCATCGGCGTCTTCAACAATCTCGACGAAAGCATCCCGCACAATGAGGGCGCGAAGTCGCAGATCAAGGTGCTGCTGCGCGAGGGCAGCGCCATCGGCAAGCCGAAATATCCGGTCGGCACTTCGGTCGCCACGACCAACGTCAACGACCGGCTGATGATTGCCGGCAACTGCGTATTCTCGCGCATGGGCGCGCCTTACGGCCAGGCCGAGAGCGGCTCGCACCTGCCGGCAGGGGTCGGCGTCATCTCCGGTCAGGACCCGTTCAAGCACGGCAAGTCCTACGTCAACCAGGTCTTTGTCGGCTATGCCGGCGGCGGCGCCCGCCACGGCTTCGACGGCTGGCTGACCTATTGCGGCCCGGCCAATGCCGGTCTCATCCAGCTCGACTCGGTCGAGGTCGACGAGTCGATGTATCCGATCGTTATCGAGCGCCGTGGCGTGCTGCCCGGATCGCAGGGTTTCGGCGAGTTCGAGGGCGCGCCGGCGACCGGCGGCGTCTTCTATCCGCTCGACCACGACATGACGATCGTCTACGCGGCCGACGGCACCAGCTTCCCGCCGCGCGGCGTGCTGGGCGGCGGCGACGGCAAGGAGAGCGAGACGATCAAGCTCAGGGCCGGTGAGAAGATCGTGTTGCCGGCCTTCAGCGAAGAGACGATCGAGGATGGCGCCCGCATCGAGTTCACCGCCTGCGGCGGCGGCGGTTACGGCGATCCGCTGAAGCGCGATCCGAGGCGTGTCGCGGCGACCGTCAATCGCGGCTGGCTGAGCCGCGAGGATGCCGAGACGGTCTACAAGGTGGTTCTGGTCGAGGCCGACGAGCCTGGCCTGCTCCAGGTCGACGAAGCTCGTACAGCCGCCCTCAGAACGGTCTGA
- a CDS encoding DMT family transporter: MRDDRVVARKGLPPTDAALLLLAAAIYGGIFPVNRLAAETQWPPVGFAFAQSLAAGVTLVLAAAVTGGRFALTAGQVRTYLILGGLVVGLPIGILVSAAPHVDASVLTLVLCLSPIFTLCIGALAGLDRFDWRTLAGMLLGVAGVAVLALPDAGVVGSDGVVWFLVALLAPVMFAAANNCAKWLRPEGASSAVMAAGTLLGAAVVAGVVMLALGGAALPSEWTGRTATPLVLATAINAIFFVLFFELVARMGPTRFSIFNYLAVAAGILWSLAVFDERPAASFWLALVLMLAAMYLVLSRKPD, from the coding sequence ATGCGTGACGACCGAGTTGTAGCTCGCAAGGGCCTGCCGCCGACCGACGCCGCTCTTCTGCTCTTGGCAGCGGCGATCTATGGCGGCATTTTTCCGGTCAACCGGCTGGCCGCCGAAACGCAATGGCCGCCCGTGGGCTTCGCCTTCGCGCAATCTCTTGCGGCAGGCGTGACACTGGTCCTGGCGGCCGCCGTCACCGGCGGTCGGTTTGCCCTTACCGCCGGACAGGTGCGTACGTACCTGATCTTGGGTGGCCTGGTGGTTGGCCTGCCGATCGGCATCCTGGTTTCAGCGGCTCCGCATGTCGACGCCTCGGTGCTGACCCTGGTGCTCTGCCTTTCTCCCATATTCACCCTCTGCATCGGCGCGCTGGCGGGCCTCGATCGCTTCGATTGGCGCACTCTCGCCGGAATGCTGCTCGGCGTGGCCGGCGTGGCTGTCCTCGCGCTGCCCGACGCTGGCGTTGTCGGCTCCGACGGCGTCGTCTGGTTTCTGGTGGCGCTCCTTGCGCCGGTCATGTTCGCTGCCGCCAACAACTGCGCCAAATGGCTGCGTCCCGAAGGCGCGTCCTCCGCGGTAATGGCGGCCGGAACGTTGCTGGGAGCGGCCGTGGTTGCCGGCGTCGTCATGCTTGCGCTCGGCGGTGCAGCGTTGCCTTCCGAGTGGACCGGCAGGACCGCGACGCCGCTCGTTCTCGCGACGGCGATCAATGCCATCTTCTTCGTCCTGTTCTTCGAGCTGGTCGCCCGGATGGGGCCGACGCGTTTTTCGATCTTCAATTATCTGGCCGTGGCCGCCGGCATCCTCTGGAGCCTGGCCGTCTTCGACGAACGACCGGCCGCGTCGTTCTGGCTGGCCCTGGTCCTGATGCTCGCAGCCATGTACCTGGTGCTGTCGCGCAAGCCCGACTGA